In Micromonospora sp. WMMD980, the following are encoded in one genomic region:
- a CDS encoding alpha/beta fold hydrolase — protein sequence MTTFVLVPGFWLGAWAWRPVTAALREHGHDVYPLSLTGMGERAHLARPDTDLDVHVTDVVNLLRYEDLHDVVLVGHSYAGAVVTTAAADRMTDRIAQLVFVDTGPLPDGAANEDFSPPHERDRNAAAVAEHGDGWRLPPPPWADLAAGAADVDESVVALLAERSVAQPWATATSPVRLTGAWEKLPRLGVLSSFTVAQARAMADTAPLCRHMAGDPWRYEELPTWHWPMLSRPVELARILRQAGSAA from the coding sequence ATGACGACCTTCGTACTGGTTCCCGGCTTCTGGCTCGGCGCGTGGGCCTGGCGCCCGGTCACCGCCGCCCTGCGCGAACACGGCCACGACGTGTACCCGCTGAGCCTGACCGGCATGGGCGAGCGCGCCCACCTGGCCCGCCCGGACACCGACCTCGACGTCCACGTCACCGACGTGGTCAACCTGCTGCGCTACGAGGACCTGCACGACGTGGTCCTCGTCGGGCACAGCTACGCCGGCGCGGTCGTGACGACCGCCGCCGCCGACCGCATGACCGATCGCATCGCCCAACTGGTCTTCGTCGACACCGGTCCACTGCCCGACGGGGCGGCGAACGAGGACTTCAGCCCGCCCCACGAGCGTGACCGCAACGCGGCGGCGGTCGCCGAACACGGCGACGGCTGGCGGCTGCCGCCCCCGCCGTGGGCCGACCTGGCGGCGGGAGCGGCAGATGTGGATGAATCGGTCGTCGCGCTACTCGCTGAGCGGTCGGTGGCCCAACCGTGGGCGACCGCCACCAGCCCGGTTCGGCTCACCGGCGCGTGGGAGAAGCTGCCCCGCCTCGGCGTGCTGTCGAGTTTCACCGTCGCGCAGGCACGCGCGATGGCCGACACGGCGCCGCTGTGCCGGCACATGGCCGGCGACCCGTGGCGGTACGAGGAACTGCCGACGTGGCACTGGCCGATGCTCAGCCGACCGGTCGAGCTGGCCCGGATCCTGCGCCAGGCCGGATCGGCGGCGTAG
- a CDS encoding YafY family protein: MARPTARVLALLEILQAGGGFTVADLAGRLGVDERTVRRYATHLADLGIPVEARRGRYGGYRLAPGYKLPPLMLTDEEAVAVMLGLVAAARAGLVTAEGAAAESATAKIRRVLPAVLARRIDSLLGAVDFTAPVREPAPPGIEVLLVLAEAARHQQPVSITYTTWRGRSGERQLDPYGLVFHAGRWYVTGHDHHRRAVRTFRMDRIGAARPAPGGFDVPAGFDPTTQVLAGLAAVPYAHDISVVLHTSLAQARRRLPPSVGTLTEVPDGVRLTTRVERLDGAAQMLAGLGWPFRIDRPDELRGEIRALAARLLADADSGGK; encoded by the coding sequence TTGGCCCGGCCCACCGCGCGTGTCCTGGCGCTGTTGGAGATACTCCAGGCCGGTGGCGGCTTCACGGTCGCCGACCTGGCCGGTCGGCTGGGCGTCGACGAGCGCACGGTACGCCGCTACGCCACGCACCTCGCCGACCTCGGCATCCCGGTCGAGGCCCGGCGCGGTCGCTACGGCGGGTACCGGCTCGCGCCCGGATACAAGCTGCCGCCCCTCATGCTCACCGACGAGGAGGCGGTCGCCGTCATGCTCGGGCTCGTCGCCGCCGCCCGGGCGGGGCTGGTCACCGCCGAGGGCGCGGCGGCCGAGAGCGCGACCGCGAAGATCCGCCGGGTCCTGCCGGCCGTCCTCGCCCGACGGATCGATTCGCTGCTGGGCGCCGTGGACTTCACCGCACCGGTCCGAGAACCCGCCCCGCCCGGCATCGAGGTGCTGCTGGTGCTCGCCGAGGCGGCCCGACACCAGCAACCGGTGAGCATCACCTACACCACCTGGCGCGGCCGGTCCGGCGAGCGACAGCTCGACCCGTACGGGCTGGTCTTCCACGCCGGCCGGTGGTACGTCACCGGCCACGACCACCACCGCCGGGCCGTACGGACCTTCCGGATGGACCGCATCGGGGCGGCCCGCCCCGCCCCGGGCGGGTTCGACGTCCCGGCCGGTTTCGACCCCACCACGCAGGTGCTTGCCGGCCTGGCGGCCGTGCCGTACGCGCACGACATCTCCGTGGTCCTGCACACCAGCCTCGCGCAGGCGCGGCGACGGCTCCCGCCGTCGGTCGGCACCCTCACCGAGGTGCCGGACGGAGTGCGCCTCACCACCCGAGTCGAGCGGCTCGACGGCGCGGCACAGATGCTCGCCGGGCTCGGCTGGCCGTTCCGGATCGACCGACCGGACGAACTCAGGGGCGAGATACGCGCCCTGGCCGCCCGACTGCTCGCCGACGCCGACAGCGGAGGGAAGTGA
- a CDS encoding FUSC family protein, with protein sequence MTVVELTAAAAVAWILAALVIRHPDPFYAPTAALVVLGESRGRRLRQTVEILLAVAAAVLVAELLVYALGPGTGTVLLVLVLTTTTLVVIGARRALVVQATVSAMYLVVVAAPHGTLMPFRFVDALIGGVVALAATQVMAARDPLAPLVAQARRSYADLADLLDEVSAALRSCDEDAARAALEQARKVDDCVAEMQAAVLATGETLRLGLRRRHLGKLVEVEATLRQLDYAARNIRVLARAGVTLTRRHTATPPELAAAIGALTTPVRSAGEALAIDLGGADADRHAQQADAAALEAVGIAAGLLRSDPPLPVTMIVGQIRATAIDLLRGVGHDDVTVLDRVDEALGLSRA encoded by the coding sequence ATGACCGTGGTCGAGCTGACCGCCGCCGCCGCAGTCGCCTGGATCCTGGCGGCGCTGGTGATCCGTCACCCGGACCCGTTCTACGCCCCGACCGCCGCGCTCGTCGTGCTCGGCGAGTCCCGGGGGCGACGGCTACGGCAGACCGTCGAGATCCTGCTCGCGGTGGCCGCCGCCGTGCTCGTCGCGGAACTGCTGGTGTACGCGCTGGGCCCCGGCACCGGCACGGTCCTGCTGGTGCTCGTGCTGACCACCACGACGCTCGTGGTGATCGGGGCCCGCCGCGCCCTGGTCGTGCAGGCCACCGTCTCGGCCATGTACCTGGTCGTGGTCGCCGCGCCGCACGGGACGCTGATGCCGTTCCGCTTCGTCGACGCGCTCATCGGCGGCGTGGTGGCGCTGGCGGCCACCCAGGTGATGGCCGCCCGCGACCCGCTGGCGCCGCTGGTGGCACAGGCCCGGCGCAGCTACGCCGACCTGGCCGACCTGCTCGATGAGGTGAGCGCGGCGCTGCGGAGCTGCGACGAGGACGCCGCCCGCGCCGCGCTGGAGCAGGCCCGGAAGGTCGACGACTGCGTCGCCGAGATGCAGGCCGCCGTGCTCGCCACCGGTGAGACGCTGCGGCTGGGACTGCGCCGCCGGCACCTGGGCAAGCTCGTCGAGGTGGAGGCGACGCTGCGACAGCTCGACTACGCCGCCCGCAACATCCGGGTGCTGGCACGTGCCGGGGTGACCCTGACCCGCCGGCACACCGCGACGCCGCCGGAGCTGGCCGCCGCGATCGGCGCGCTGACCACCCCCGTACGGTCGGCCGGGGAGGCGCTGGCCATCGACCTCGGCGGCGCCGACGCCGACCGGCACGCGCAGCAGGCCGACGCGGCGGCCCTGGAGGCGGTCGGGATCGCCGCCGGCCTGTTGCGGTCCGATCCGCCGCTACCGGTCACCATGATCGTCGGGCAGATCCGGGCGACCGCGATCGACCTGCTACGCGGCGTCGGCCACGACGACGTGACGGTGCTGGACCGGGTGGACGAGGCGCTCGGCCTGAGCCGGGCCTGA
- a CDS encoding TIGR01777 family oxidoreductase produces MKIVIPGGTGQVGMLLDRAWTAEGHDVVLLTRSPKGPRQTHWDGRTLGDWAERIDGCDVVVNLAGRSVSCRYTPSNLDAMMRSRVESTRVVGEAVARAARPPRVWLQMSTATIYAHRLDAANDEHGGLIGGDERGVPDYWAYSVEIARNWEAEQERAATPHTRKVALRSAMVMSPDRGGVFDVLSRLARLGLGGPVAGGGQYVSWIHDRDFVEAVRFLITRDDLAGAVNLAAPEPLPQRDLMRALRSAWRMPVGLPATEWMAEVGAFVMRSDTELLLKSRRVTPGRLTAAGFTFAHPRWPAAAADLVARRRRA; encoded by the coding sequence ATGAAGATCGTCATTCCCGGTGGCACCGGGCAGGTCGGCATGCTCCTGGATCGGGCGTGGACCGCCGAGGGCCACGACGTGGTGCTGCTGACCCGCTCGCCGAAGGGCCCGCGCCAGACCCACTGGGACGGTCGCACGCTGGGCGACTGGGCCGAGCGGATCGACGGCTGCGACGTGGTCGTCAATCTGGCCGGCCGCAGCGTGAGCTGCCGGTACACCCCGTCGAACCTCGACGCCATGATGCGCTCACGGGTCGAGTCGACCCGCGTCGTCGGCGAGGCCGTCGCCCGCGCGGCCCGACCGCCCCGGGTGTGGCTGCAGATGAGCACCGCGACGATCTACGCGCACCGCCTCGACGCCGCGAACGACGAGCACGGCGGCCTGATCGGCGGCGACGAGCGCGGCGTGCCCGACTACTGGGCCTACAGCGTCGAGATCGCCCGGAACTGGGAGGCCGAGCAGGAGCGCGCGGCGACGCCGCACACCCGCAAGGTCGCACTGCGCTCGGCCATGGTGATGAGTCCCGACCGCGGCGGCGTGTTCGACGTGCTGAGCCGGCTCGCCCGACTCGGCCTCGGCGGCCCGGTCGCCGGCGGCGGGCAGTACGTCTCGTGGATCCACGACCGGGACTTCGTCGAGGCCGTCCGGTTCCTCATCACCCGCGACGACCTCGCCGGGGCCGTGAACCTCGCCGCACCGGAGCCGCTGCCCCAGCGCGATCTCATGCGCGCGCTCCGGTCCGCCTGGCGAATGCCGGTGGGTCTGCCGGCCACCGAATGGATGGCCGAGGTCGGCGCGTTCGTGATGCGGTCCGACACCGAACTGCTGCTGAAGAGCCGCCGGGTCACCCCCGGGCGGCTGACCGCGGCCGGATTCACGTTCGCCCATCCACGGTGGCCGGCCGCGGCCGCGGACCTGGTGGCACGACGCCGCCGCGCCTGA
- a CDS encoding right-handed parallel beta-helix repeat-containing protein, whose translation MSDTLTPSTPAPAAALLAAPRPAGRDWYVRAGSSGGDGGREAPFRDPFQALEKAAAGDRIHVAEGEYAGRLRSGAWRIPVTHLTMLGGYRADFATRDPWRHAVRFVLDPQTRAKGVPGDPVLTVEDSCDGLVLDGFVFDGSTYNIYTDSGALDPAGSHSAALLDLRAGSGTIEVRNCTFTNAAYGAVQISGGSGVFHNNVVVNTSGTAVRVRTTGAGPWVVRDNTLLFAADPTGRASTGQSTSGCLLEVGGRALVRVESNVLGFADGVGVRVALAGQNLRLDGNVVTANRYADVVDGRTVLIEPTGWERAVQDAPFGSLDGNRGVLPALPVDPTFARAAVDRLALLPAALPTDLLRAAATSLGVAYRSDSDEPAVVAPPAATPAGESSVSDLLAGLGRARADFEARETGATATPAVVYCPVHPVQAALDLAVGAPPGQVGARALAVAEH comes from the coding sequence GTGAGTGACACCCTGACTCCCTCCACGCCGGCGCCCGCCGCGGCGCTCCTCGCCGCCCCTCGACCAGCAGGTCGCGACTGGTACGTGCGCGCCGGCTCGTCCGGCGGCGACGGGGGCCGGGAGGCACCCTTCCGCGACCCGTTCCAGGCGCTGGAGAAGGCCGCGGCGGGTGACCGCATCCACGTCGCCGAGGGCGAGTACGCCGGCCGCCTGCGCTCCGGCGCCTGGCGCATCCCGGTCACGCACCTGACGATGCTCGGCGGCTACCGGGCCGACTTCGCGACGAGAGACCCCTGGCGTCATGCCGTGCGGTTCGTGCTGGATCCGCAGACGAGAGCCAAGGGTGTTCCGGGCGACCCCGTGCTGACCGTCGAGGACTCCTGCGACGGCCTGGTGCTCGACGGCTTCGTCTTCGACGGCTCCACCTACAACATCTACACCGACAGCGGCGCCCTCGACCCCGCCGGCTCGCACTCCGCGGCCCTGCTGGACCTGCGGGCCGGCAGCGGCACGATCGAGGTGCGCAACTGCACGTTCACCAACGCGGCCTACGGGGCGGTGCAGATCAGCGGCGGCTCCGGCGTGTTCCACAACAACGTGGTGGTCAACACGAGCGGCACGGCCGTCCGGGTGCGGACGACCGGCGCCGGGCCCTGGGTGGTGCGGGACAACACGCTCCTGTTCGCCGCCGACCCGACCGGCCGGGCGTCGACCGGGCAGTCGACGAGCGGATGCCTGCTCGAGGTCGGCGGGCGGGCGCTGGTGCGGGTCGAGTCCAACGTGCTCGGCTTCGCCGACGGGGTCGGGGTCCGGGTCGCCCTCGCCGGGCAGAACCTCCGGCTCGACGGCAACGTCGTCACCGCCAACCGGTACGCCGACGTCGTCGACGGGCGCACCGTCCTGATCGAGCCCACCGGCTGGGAACGGGCGGTCCAGGACGCCCCGTTCGGATCGCTCGACGGCAACCGAGGTGTCCTCCCGGCCCTGCCGGTCGACCCGACGTTCGCCCGCGCGGCCGTCGACCGCCTGGCGCTGCTCCCCGCCGCCCTGCCGACCGACCTCCTGCGCGCCGCCGCGACCAGCCTCGGTGTCGCGTACCGGTCCGATTCGGACGAGCCGGCCGTCGTGGCCCCGCCGGCCGCCACGCCCGCCGGGGAGTCGTCGGTCTCGGACCTGCTCGCCGGGCTGGGTCGGGCACGAGCGGACTTCGAGGCGAGGGAGACGGGTGCCACGGCGACGCCGGCTGTCGTGTACTGCCCGGTCCATCCGGTGCAGGCCGCCCTGGACCTGGCGGTCGGCGCGCCCCCCGGCCAGGTCGGCGCCCGCGCGCTGGCGGTCGCGGAGCACTGA
- a CDS encoding LacI family DNA-binding transcriptional regulator gives MSLTESDGAAAAPGRPVTISYIARTAGVSIPTVSKVINGRSGVASETRARVEALITRFGYRRPPSSTRTNLVELVFDRLEHMWGVEVIRGVEQAARENRVGVVLTEFGPERGAVRYWIDDTLARRPDCVISVAQLSSEQRDQLRARGIPFVVFDPTGELPDDVPFVGATNWAGGRAATRHLIRLGHRRIAMIVGRDRILCCRARLDGYRSALEAAELPVGADLVERAELTAEGGRAAALRLLGRSDRPTAIFASNDLQAVGVYHAARALGLRIPVELSVVGFDDLPVAALVDPPLTTVHQPLAQMAVAATELALALGRGDRTASTGIELATSLTVRQSTAAPG, from the coding sequence GTGTCACTCACCGAGTCGGACGGGGCGGCGGCCGCGCCGGGCCGGCCGGTGACGATCTCCTACATCGCGCGGACCGCCGGGGTGTCGATCCCGACCGTGTCGAAGGTGATCAACGGCCGCTCCGGTGTGGCCTCGGAGACGCGGGCCCGGGTCGAGGCGTTGATCACCCGGTTCGGATACCGGAGGCCACCGTCGTCCACTCGCACCAACCTGGTGGAACTCGTCTTCGACCGGCTGGAACACATGTGGGGCGTCGAGGTCATCCGCGGTGTGGAGCAGGCCGCCCGGGAGAACCGGGTGGGCGTCGTGCTGACCGAGTTCGGTCCGGAGCGCGGCGCGGTCCGCTACTGGATCGACGACACGCTCGCCCGCCGCCCGGACTGCGTCATCTCGGTGGCCCAGTTGTCGAGCGAGCAGCGCGACCAGTTGCGTGCCCGGGGCATCCCCTTCGTGGTCTTCGACCCCACCGGCGAGCTGCCCGACGACGTCCCCTTCGTCGGGGCGACCAACTGGGCGGGCGGCCGGGCGGCCACCCGGCACCTGATCCGGTTGGGACACCGACGGATCGCGATGATCGTCGGCCGGGACCGGATCCTGTGCTGCCGTGCGCGGCTCGACGGCTACCGCTCCGCGCTGGAGGCGGCCGAGCTGCCGGTGGGCGCCGACCTCGTGGAGCGGGCCGAGCTGACCGCCGAGGGCGGCCGCGCGGCCGCGCTGCGTCTGCTCGGACGCAGCGACCGCCCGACCGCGATCTTCGCCAGCAACGACCTCCAGGCGGTCGGCGTCTATCACGCGGCGCGGGCACTCGGGCTGCGGATCCCCGTCGAGCTGAGCGTGGTCGGCTTCGACGACCTGCCCGTCGCCGCGCTGGTCGACCCGCCGCTGACCACCGTGCACCAGCCGCTGGCCCAGATGGCGGTGGCCGCGACCGAGCTGGCGCTCGCCCTCGGACGCGGTGACCGGACGGCGAGCACCGGCATCGAGCTGGCGACCAGCCTCACGGTGCGGCAGAGCACCGCGGCGCCGGGCTGA
- a CDS encoding cupin domain-containing protein, with the protein MATDAAPCRPADGLAGLLKPLDETAFLRDRLGVEPVLVKGLDERFTALFGWDVLNEALAAQRADPSRMHLVRASQGVSLASCAEAVPQLAPRGRPSRLVPDRLQAALEAGATLAVDGAEELHAPLRELVAAVERSLRCLVQANLYVNLGGAEPGFHTHWDDHDVIVLQCEGAKHWDVYAPTIAHPVGVLSDPPPPSKSDVAWSGLVERGDLLYLPRGWWHTVKAIPGSPSAHLSLSARLPSTADLLRRLLARLAADEPVLRRDLPRFTDGERWYAELRTVLTRAVSEPGLLEKLAADLDSGAPDRPRFRLPQGGARPTPPT; encoded by the coding sequence GTGGCGACCGATGCTGCGCCCTGCCGGCCGGCGGACGGCCTTGCCGGCCTGCTGAAGCCGTTGGACGAGACCGCGTTCCTGCGGGACCGTCTCGGCGTCGAACCGGTGCTCGTCAAGGGCCTCGACGAGCGGTTCACCGCGCTGTTCGGCTGGGACGTGCTCAACGAGGCGCTCGCCGCCCAGCGGGCCGACCCGTCGCGCATGCATCTGGTCCGCGCCTCGCAGGGTGTCTCGCTGGCGTCGTGCGCCGAGGCGGTGCCACAGCTCGCCCCGCGGGGCCGGCCCAGCCGGCTCGTTCCCGACCGCCTCCAAGCCGCCCTCGAAGCCGGCGCCACCCTGGCCGTCGACGGGGCCGAGGAACTGCACGCACCGCTGCGCGAACTCGTCGCGGCCGTCGAGCGCAGCCTCCGCTGTCTCGTCCAGGCCAACCTCTACGTCAACCTCGGCGGCGCCGAGCCGGGGTTCCACACCCACTGGGACGACCACGACGTCATCGTTCTGCAGTGCGAGGGCGCCAAGCACTGGGACGTGTACGCTCCGACGATCGCACACCCGGTCGGTGTCCTGAGCGACCCGCCGCCGCCGTCGAAGTCGGACGTGGCCTGGTCCGGGCTGGTCGAGCGCGGCGACCTCCTCTACCTGCCGCGCGGCTGGTGGCACACGGTGAAGGCGATCCCCGGCAGCCCGTCCGCACACCTGAGCCTGAGCGCGCGGCTGCCGTCCACCGCCGACCTGCTGCGCCGCCTGCTCGCGCGACTCGCCGCCGACGAGCCGGTCCTGCGCCGGGACCTGCCTCGGTTCACCGACGGCGAGCGCTGGTACGCGGAGCTGCGTACCGTTCTCACCCGCGCGGTGTCCGAACCCGGCCTGTTGGAGAAGCTCGCCGCCGACCTCGACTCCGGTGCGCCCGACCGACCCCGCTTCCGGCTGCCCCAGGGTGGCGCCCGGCCCACCCCGCCGACGTGA
- a CDS encoding MFS transporter, producing MTPPAGHGLRLPGAVAGLPAAFWWIWCSILVNWMGAFAGPLLILSLTLGRGYSAASAGLVAALLGLGGIVGITTGGVLADQIGRRRTMVAGHLWTAISMALLGLFEGHLAVSLAAFAVGLGSASVRPAAQASLVDLVPAADRQRAFALNYWALNAGISVSAVLAGLLVGRGYTLLFLADAAATLLCALVVLAKVPETHPARGPAAAVPGRRAPGIVRDRSFLVFVLMTLVFAAVFEQHAVGLPIVMTRDGHSAAAYSMLNVVNGVLVVALQIPLSTLAARRSRPAVLIVAGVLVGWGLGFTAFADGFAAYAAATVVWTVGEILQAPIGSAVTADRAPLPQRGRYQATYGLSWSVAAFIGPAAGGLVLDRWGSGALWSGCAVLGTAAGLGAALVVRHHQVSRATGPPVVGAGTDSRPGAPAPLG from the coding sequence GTGACGCCGCCCGCCGGCCACGGCCTGCGCCTACCCGGCGCGGTCGCCGGGCTGCCCGCTGCCTTCTGGTGGATCTGGTGCAGCATCCTGGTCAACTGGATGGGCGCGTTCGCCGGCCCGTTGCTGATCCTGTCGCTCACCCTCGGCCGTGGCTACTCCGCCGCCTCGGCGGGCCTGGTCGCCGCGTTGCTCGGGCTCGGCGGCATCGTGGGCATCACCACCGGTGGGGTGCTGGCCGATCAGATCGGCCGGCGGCGCACGATGGTCGCCGGGCACCTCTGGACCGCGATCAGCATGGCCCTGCTCGGGCTGTTCGAGGGGCACCTCGCGGTCTCGCTGGCCGCGTTCGCGGTCGGCCTGGGCAGCGCCTCCGTACGCCCGGCGGCGCAGGCGTCCCTGGTCGACCTCGTCCCGGCCGCCGACCGGCAGCGGGCCTTCGCCCTCAACTACTGGGCGCTGAACGCGGGCATCTCGGTCTCCGCCGTGCTCGCCGGTCTGCTGGTCGGGCGGGGCTACACCCTGCTCTTCCTCGCGGACGCCGCCGCGACGCTGCTGTGCGCGCTCGTCGTCCTCGCCAAGGTGCCCGAGACCCACCCCGCCCGCGGCCCGGCCGCCGCAGTCCCGGGCCGCCGCGCGCCCGGCATCGTCCGGGACCGTTCGTTCCTCGTCTTCGTGCTCATGACCCTGGTCTTCGCAGCCGTGTTCGAGCAACACGCGGTCGGGCTGCCGATCGTGATGACCCGCGACGGCCACTCGGCGGCCGCCTACAGCATGCTCAACGTCGTCAACGGGGTCCTGGTCGTCGCGCTGCAGATCCCGCTCAGCACGCTGGCCGCGCGACGCTCCCGGCCGGCGGTGCTCATCGTCGCGGGCGTGCTGGTCGGGTGGGGGCTCGGGTTCACCGCGTTCGCGGACGGCTTTGCCGCGTACGCGGCCGCGACGGTCGTCTGGACGGTCGGTGAGATCCTCCAGGCCCCGATCGGCAGCGCCGTCACCGCCGACCGGGCGCCCCTGCCACAGCGCGGCCGTTACCAGGCGACGTACGGGCTGTCCTGGTCGGTCGCGGCGTTCATCGGCCCGGCGGCCGGCGGGCTGGTCCTGGACCGCTGGGGCTCCGGGGCGCTGTGGAGCGGATGCGCCGTGCTCGGCACCGCGGCCGGGTTGGGCGCGGCCCTGGTCGTCCGCCACCACCAAGTCTCCCGTGCGACCGGGCCACCGGTCGTCGGGGCCGGGACGGACAGCCGTCCCGGCGCGCCCGCACCGCTGGGGTGA
- a CDS encoding YcaO-like family protein produces MVAPTGAGPAPRDADRAERGSGPPPGPALDAQPGVSTRTRVFRGPGGLPPRLTLAVTDLADRAHDLPWLADRQSFGTSWDDPARAVLAARAEAVERVAGAAPPAPGRLRHGSYQSLTGVGLRCVDPRELALYSDRQYATEGFPFEPFGIDSPAHWVVGHAPDTGETVLVPAFLVYAGWRRMPRPHPEPRYAFPAIGGIAAGTTYPDAVESGLREVVERDAAACWWAQAAALPALPVPGALRARLAGARRGFEVRLLALPTEFGMPVLAAGVRDGTEGWLTYGTAAHPDPYTAAAKALAEAYTLQLSCQTLSDPRTVVPTPGRRSPLKPWRADRRYLDSYRADHGDVVEQICHLQAHLDPRAADRVARWAWDLPAGSWSDLPTTPPDGRLLDRVRASGHPVVSVDLTTPEAAAAGLRVVRLVVPGTVGAAPAAYPYLGGDRLRRAGTRLGYRDADLAEDDLTTFPVPHS; encoded by the coding sequence GTGGTGGCGCCGACGGGCGCCGGCCCCGCTCCACGCGACGCCGATCGCGCGGAGCGGGGCTCCGGCCCGCCACCCGGCCCCGCGCTCGACGCGCAGCCGGGCGTCTCCACCCGCACCCGCGTGTTTCGCGGTCCCGGTGGCCTCCCACCCCGCTTGACGCTGGCCGTCACCGACCTGGCCGACCGCGCCCACGACCTGCCCTGGCTCGCCGACCGGCAGTCGTTCGGCACCTCCTGGGACGATCCGGCGCGGGCGGTGCTCGCGGCGCGGGCGGAGGCCGTCGAACGGGTGGCGGGCGCGGCGCCGCCCGCTCCCGGCCGGCTGCGCCACGGCAGCTACCAATCGCTGACCGGCGTGGGGCTGCGGTGCGTGGACCCGCGCGAGCTGGCGCTCTACTCCGACCGGCAGTACGCCACCGAGGGCTTTCCGTTCGAGCCCTTCGGGATCGACTCGCCCGCGCACTGGGTGGTGGGGCACGCGCCCGACACCGGCGAGACCGTCCTGGTGCCGGCGTTCCTCGTGTACGCCGGCTGGCGGCGGATGCCGCGCCCACACCCCGAGCCGCGCTACGCGTTTCCCGCCATCGGCGGCATCGCGGCCGGGACCACCTACCCCGACGCGGTCGAGTCCGGCCTGCGGGAGGTGGTGGAGCGGGACGCGGCGGCCTGCTGGTGGGCACAGGCGGCCGCTCTGCCGGCGTTACCCGTACCCGGCGCGCTGCGGGCGCGGCTCGCGGGTGCCCGCCGGGGTTTCGAGGTCCGGCTGCTGGCCCTGCCGACCGAGTTCGGCATGCCGGTGCTGGCGGCCGGTGTCCGCGACGGGACGGAGGGCTGGCTCACCTACGGGACCGCGGCGCACCCCGACCCGTACACGGCTGCGGCCAAGGCGCTGGCGGAGGCGTACACGTTACAGCTGAGCTGCCAGACGTTGAGCGACCCCCGCACGGTCGTCCCGACGCCCGGGCGTCGGTCACCGCTCAAACCCTGGCGGGCCGACCGCCGATACCTCGACTCCTACCGCGCCGACCACGGCGACGTGGTGGAGCAGATCTGTCATCTGCAGGCGCACCTGGACCCGCGGGCGGCGGACCGGGTCGCGCGGTGGGCCTGGGACCTCCCGGCCGGCAGTTGGTCGGATCTGCCGACCACGCCGCCCGACGGGAGGCTCCTCGACCGCGTGCGCGCGTCCGGTCATCCGGTCGTGTCCGTGGACCTGACCACCCCGGAGGCGGCGGCGGCCGGCCTGCGGGTGGTGCGGCTCGTCGTGCCCGGCACCGTGGGCGCGGCCCCCGCCGCCTACCCGTACCTGGGCGGGGACCGGCTCCGTCGGGCCGGCACCCGGCTGGGATATCGGGACGCGGACCTCGCCGAGGATGATCTCACCACCTTTCCCGTGCCGCACAGCTGA